A stretch of DNA from Clostridium sp. JN-9:
GGAGATAAATATGGTATCTATACCAAGGGATACACTTATAAGGATAAATGGCAAAAATGAAAAAATAAATGCTGCTAATGCTATAGGTGGTCAGGATATGCTGATACAGGCAGTTGAACAGCTTTTTAATATTGATATTAATTACTATGGTAAGGTTGATTATACGGGGTTTGATAAAATAATAGACACAATTGGCGGAATAGACGTAGTTATTAAGCAGAACATGAATTATGATGATGAATCCCAAAATCTGCACATACATTTTAATAAGGGTGAGAAAGTACACCTGGATGGTAAAAAAGCAGAGGAATTTTTCAGGTGGAGAAAAAATAATGATGGTACAGGACTTGCTGAGGGAGATTTAGGAAGAATTGAAAATCAGCATGAATTTATAGGAAAAGTGGTAGATAAATTTAAAAGTCCTTTAATTATTGCTAAAATGCCATCTATTTTATCTACAGTATCTAAATACAGTGAAGCAAATATGCAGCCGGAAGAAATGCTTAAGTATGCATATATAATATCAAAAACCGATAAATCAAAAATTGCAATTTCAACCATAAAAGGAGATCCTGTGTATATAAATGGCGCGTCATACTTTGCATATAATGAAAAGAGTAATGCTGAACTACTAGGCATAATACATGGCAACTATTCAAATTCAGTAAATTCATCTTCTGGTGCAAATGAATATAGAAAAGGACTTAAAATTGAAGTCTTAAATGGAACAAATAAAAATGGTTTAGCAAAGGAATATGCAGATAAATTAAAACAAAAGGGATATACAAACATAGTTACAGGTAATGGAACAAAAGCTAAAAAGTCTAAAGCTGTTTTATATGGCATTGACAAAAGTTATGAAGATACTGTAAAGGAAGATATGGGACTAAGTAATGTGGAAAATAATCAGCAGAAAAATAAAAGTTTTGATATAATAGTAACGATTGGAGAGGATTATAAATAGTAGATTAGTTATATACCTGGTGAACAGTTTTTACTGCTCACTATATTTTTATTATGATAGGGGATTTTTTAATGAAGGAAAATAAATTAAACTTTATTGTAGATAAACAGATAAAGGATATGAAAATAAAAGAGTATTTAAAGTTTAATAGGAAACTTTCGGGAAGAATGATAAGGCTGGCTGCAAGGGAGGGAAGAATATCAGTTAACAATAAAAAAGTTAATCTAAGTTATGTGTTAAATTCTGGAGATTCAATTGAAATATTAATAAGCAGGGATGAAAGCCAGAATATTGAACCTGAAGATATTGATTTAGATGTGGTTTATGAAGATGAAGACATAATAGTATTAAATAAACAGCCTGGAATAGTAGTTCATCCAACTAAAAGTCATCCAACAGGAACCATATCAAATGGATTAGCAAACTATTATAAGGAAAAGGGAGAAAATTGTATAGTCAGATTAGTAAGCAGACTGGATAGGGACACATCAGGATTACTGCTTCTGGCTAAAAATCAATTTGCACATATGTCACTAGCCAGAGATATGAATTTAGACAGCTTTCAAAAGGAATACACAGCTGTGGTTCATGGAAATTTATTAAAAAGGGCTGGCACTGTTAATGAGCCAATATACAGGCCTTTGCATGACAGTATAAAGAGAATTGTAGATGAAAGAGGACAAGAAAGCATAACTCATTATGAAGTATTAAACAGTTATAAAAATGGTGATGTTGTACGATTAAAACTTGAAACTGGCAGAACTCATCAGATAAGAGTACATTTAACATACTTAGGTCATCCCATATTTGGAGATTCACTGTATTGTAATTATAATGATGATAATTATATATTAAGGCAGGCTCTGCATGCAAATAAACTCACTTTCCCACATCCAAGAACAGGGAAATTAATGAAAATTGAGGTAGATTTGCCCCAGGATATGAAAAACTTAATTGAATTATTAAAAGAAGATAAATCAATAAATACAAAATAGCTTATACAGTATGAGAAATGCTGCATATACACTTTGTATACTGCATAAGCTTATTTATATTGCTTTTCCCTTCTGTATTTTATATAGGCAAAACTTACAATGCCTGCAACTAAAAGTAAAGAAGCAGCTATATAAAAATTATTATTATTTTTATTTGAAACCACATTTTCAATAGATGTGGTTAAATTGTGGTCAATAGAACTGGTTAAAGGATAACTTTGAGAGTTTTTGGAAGAACCTACGATTATCTTGCCAACAATATCTCCCTTGTGGACTTTCTTTAAAGCTAAATCACTTTCAGTACTTATATCAATACTTGGTTTTACTGTGCTGTCCTTTTCATTTATATAATATATATCATCATTAGCAAGCAGAGGAATATCTATGCCGCTCTTTTTATAATCTGAAATTATATCACCTTTATTGTAAAGCTTTACTAAATCAAAATTATTAAAACCATAATTTAATAATGCAGGTGCATCAGCAAAAAATGTTTTATTTTTGTCATGTACTAAAGCAACAATTAATCTGTGGCCATTTCTTGTAGCACTGGCAACATAAGAATGATCAGACTGAGTAGTATATCCTGTTTTACCGCCTTCACATCCTTCATAATAATATTTTGATCCCTTTTGAATTAATTTATTTTCATTCCATAAGGGCCTTTCTAAAGCACTTTTATTTGTTGGAGCAATTTTATAGCTTTGTGTGGTTGCTATCTTTTCATATTCACTATTTATAACAAGCCGTCTCATAATAAGAGCTAAATCTTTAGCAGAAGTTTTATGCTTTGGATCAAATAAACCACTGGGATTAACAAAGTTGGTATCTTCACATCCAAGTTCTAGTGCCCTTGCATTCATCTTCTCTGCAAATTTATCAAGGGAACCGCTTATATACTCAGCAAGTGCTTCAGCACAATCATTTGCTGAAACTAAAATAAGACCATATAATAAATCTCTAACTTTTATTTTTTCGCCTTCAAACAGGTATATTTTACTGCCCTCAGCAAGTGGAGGATTTTTACCTACAGTAACTACAT
This window harbors:
- a CDS encoding LCP family protein; translated protein: MAKRKKSIKLNIIISLLIVLLICFGGFFYYYLLGISKNSSSAKTSPVEKGAPVNILVSGVDIGDPSLKGSNIPKRTDTIILMNYNPESKEINMVSIPRDTLIRINGKNEKINAANAIGGQDMLIQAVEQLFNIDINYYGKVDYTGFDKIIDTIGGIDVVIKQNMNYDDESQNLHIHFNKGEKVHLDGKKAEEFFRWRKNNDGTGLAEGDLGRIENQHEFIGKVVDKFKSPLIIAKMPSILSTVSKYSEANMQPEEMLKYAYIISKTDKSKIAISTIKGDPVYINGASYFAYNEKSNAELLGIIHGNYSNSVNSSSGANEYRKGLKIEVLNGTNKNGLAKEYADKLKQKGYTNIVTGNGTKAKKSKAVLYGIDKSYEDTVKEDMGLSNVENNQQKNKSFDIIVTIGEDYK
- a CDS encoding RluA family pseudouridine synthase yields the protein MKENKLNFIVDKQIKDMKIKEYLKFNRKLSGRMIRLAAREGRISVNNKKVNLSYVLNSGDSIEILISRDESQNIEPEDIDLDVVYEDEDIIVLNKQPGIVVHPTKSHPTGTISNGLANYYKEKGENCIVRLVSRLDRDTSGLLLLAKNQFAHMSLARDMNLDSFQKEYTAVVHGNLLKRAGTVNEPIYRPLHDSIKRIVDERGQESITHYEVLNSYKNGDVVRLKLETGRTHQIRVHLTYLGHPIFGDSLYCNYNDDNYILRQALHANKLTFPHPRTGKLMKIEVDLPQDMKNLIELLKEDKSINTK
- a CDS encoding D-alanyl-D-alanine carboxypeptidase family protein, with amino-acid sequence MRKFVVVLSICLLIFSSFNGLVYAKDNPPAVSADSAVLMDATTGQVLYGKNMDTAYPPASTTKIMTALLTLENCNLDDVVTVGKNPPLAEGSKIYLFEGEKIKVRDLLYGLILVSANDCAEALAEYISGSLDKFAEKMNARALELGCEDTNFVNPSGLFDPKHKTSAKDLALIMRRLVINSEYEKIATTQSYKIAPTNKSALERPLWNENKLIQKGSKYYYEGCEGGKTGYTTQSDHSYVASATRNGHRLIVALVHDKNKTFFADAPALLNYGFNNFDLVKLYNKGDIISDYKKSGIDIPLLANDDIYYINEKDSTVKPSIDISTESDLALKKVHKGDIVGKIIVGSSKNSQSYPLTSSIDHNLTTSIENVVSNKNNNNFYIAASLLLVAGIVSFAYIKYRREKQYK